A single genomic interval of Sinorhizobium garamanticum harbors:
- a CDS encoding class I SAM-dependent methyltransferase, with protein MTDGSHAEVAARWNANADQWTRDVRDGYDVYRDRFTFPAFQEFLPPLGGLEIIDFGCGEGTNTRRLARMGARLTGIDISERLIDHARRAEEADPLGISYKVSSYSADTGFPDASFDAVLSTMALMDGPDFEGAMKEAYRLLRPGGFIAFSVLHPCFITPGLHWEKDREGATVALCVSNYFDRTSFTEHWRFGDRPKDEEVVPFAVPRFPRTISDYLNAIAAAGFRIRRIEEPQPSPEACDAVPRFARWRDLAAFLLLVMAERPA; from the coding sequence ATGACGGATGGGTCTCACGCCGAAGTGGCCGCGCGCTGGAACGCGAATGCCGATCAGTGGACGCGCGATGTCCGGGATGGCTACGACGTTTACCGCGACCGCTTCACCTTCCCCGCATTTCAAGAATTCCTGCCGCCGCTCGGTGGCCTTGAAATCATCGATTTCGGCTGTGGTGAGGGCACGAACACGCGGCGGCTCGCACGGATGGGCGCCCGGCTGACAGGCATCGACATTTCCGAACGGCTGATCGATCACGCCCGCCGGGCGGAAGAGGCCGACCCGCTGGGGATCAGCTACAAGGTGTCGTCCTACAGTGCAGATACAGGGTTTCCCGATGCCTCTTTCGATGCCGTCCTTTCCACCATGGCTTTGATGGACGGGCCCGATTTCGAAGGCGCGATGAAGGAGGCCTATCGGCTGCTGCGCCCCGGCGGCTTCATCGCCTTCAGCGTTCTTCATCCCTGCTTCATCACGCCGGGGCTGCATTGGGAGAAGGATCGCGAAGGAGCCACGGTGGCGCTCTGCGTGTCGAACTACTTCGACCGGACCAGCTTCACCGAGCACTGGCGCTTTGGGGATCGCCCGAAAGACGAGGAGGTCGTGCCGTTCGCCGTGCCGCGCTTTCCTCGAACGATCAGCGATTACCTCAACGCGATCGCCGCGGCCGGGTTTCGGATCAGGCGAATTGAAGAGCCGCAGCCATCGCCCGAGGCCTGCGACGCCGTTCCCCGGTTCGCCCGCTGGCGAGACCTCGCCGCCTTCCTGCTGCTGGTGATGGCGGAGCGTCCGGCCTAG
- a CDS encoding PQQ-dependent sugar dehydrogenase, which translates to MGLSDIFGRLVALIGAVTILLRHRDGDSLEPAYGSAPKIPRAKPQGIPTLKMPTAKGWTAEQVPTAAAGLKVNAFAAGLKHPRWIHVLPNGDVLVAEALSEPGGIKSAFDYAMFSTMKRAAAVGASPNRITLLRDADGDGVAEIRTAFLEGLNQPFGMALLGDRLYVGNTDGVVAFPYETGETRITTTGRKLTDFKAGGHWTRSLLASRDGRKLFIGVGSLSNIGEHGMAAEEGRAAIHELDLESGEHRIFASGLRNPVGMAWEPTTDALWTVVNERDGLGDETPPDYLTSVRDGGFYGWPYCYWGQIVDDRVPQDPAMVATAITPDYALGGHTASLGLCWLPAGTLPGFPDGMVIGQHGSWNRSTLRGYKVVFVPFVNGRPAGPPRDILTGFLSPDERASYGRPVGVTIGPDGSLLVADDVGDVIWRVTGE; encoded by the coding sequence ATGGGCCTATCAGATATTTTCGGTCGACTGGTCGCACTGATCGGCGCCGTAACAATCCTTTTGCGGCACCGAGACGGTGATTCCCTGGAACCGGCCTATGGCAGCGCACCGAAAATCCCGAGAGCTAAGCCGCAGGGCATTCCGACCCTGAAGATGCCGACAGCCAAGGGATGGACAGCGGAGCAAGTGCCGACGGCGGCGGCCGGGCTCAAGGTGAACGCATTTGCGGCCGGGCTCAAACATCCCCGTTGGATTCACGTGTTGCCGAATGGCGACGTACTGGTCGCCGAGGCACTGAGCGAGCCGGGGGGCATCAAATCCGCCTTCGACTACGCCATGTTCAGCACGATGAAGCGCGCCGCCGCAGTGGGCGCAAGTCCGAACCGCATCACGCTGTTGCGGGATGCGGATGGCGACGGCGTGGCCGAGATACGCACGGCATTTCTCGAGGGACTCAATCAGCCGTTCGGCATGGCGTTGCTGGGCGATAGGTTGTATGTCGGCAACACGGACGGGGTGGTTGCGTTCCCGTATGAAACGGGTGAAACGCGTATCACCACGACAGGGCGAAAGCTTACGGACTTCAAGGCCGGCGGGCATTGGACGCGGAGCCTGCTTGCGAGCCGCGATGGACGAAAGCTTTTCATCGGCGTCGGTTCGCTCAGCAACATAGGCGAGCACGGCATGGCGGCAGAGGAAGGACGGGCCGCCATCCACGAGCTTGACCTCGAGAGTGGTGAGCACCGCATATTTGCCTCCGGCCTGCGCAACCCGGTGGGCATGGCGTGGGAGCCGACGACAGATGCACTCTGGACGGTGGTTAATGAGCGCGACGGCCTGGGGGACGAGACGCCTCCCGACTATCTGACGTCAGTGCGCGACGGCGGCTTCTACGGATGGCCCTATTGCTACTGGGGGCAGATCGTGGACGACCGGGTGCCGCAGGACCCGGCGATGGTCGCGACCGCCATAACGCCGGACTATGCCTTGGGCGGGCACACTGCATCGCTCGGGCTTTGCTGGCTTCCCGCAGGCACTCTGCCCGGCTTCCCCGACGGTATGGTCATCGGGCAGCATGGCTCCTGGAACCGCAGCACGCTGCGCGGCTACAAGGTTGTCTTCGTGCCGTTCGTGAATGGACGTCCAGCCGGGCCTCCGCGCGACATTCTGACCGGTTTCCTTTCGCCTGACGAACGGGCGTCCTATGGACGGCCGGTCGGAGTTACCATCGGCCCGGACGGCTCCCTGTTGGTGGCGGACGATGTCGGCGATGTGATCTGGCGCGTGACGGGCGAGTGA
- a CDS encoding SAM-dependent methyltransferase: MTAGRLLPVGLISAATLAHEVLLMRLFSIIQWHQFAYMIISIALLGFGASGTFVALARRPLMQRYPAAFAASAALFGVTAVASFAGAERLPFNALEIVWNPGQLGWLAASYALLILPFFFGATCIGLAFSRHPDQIGRVYAFDLIGAGIGALGIVGLLFLVFPSTALRFVAALGFAAAALAATGMARHRRLVAGGLGLAAAVIAVWLPPSFTATGPHMSEYKGLRMALEVPNARVVEERSNPLGLLTVVESPTVPFRYAPGLSLANVQEPPAQLAVFSDGDSITAMTAYGGDPATVAYLDRTTAALPYRLLARPRMLILGAGGGEQVLLALRAGADVVDAVEVNPQMIDLARNRFASFVGGIFSRPNVNLHLAEARAFAATTGERYDLIQMPLLDSFSAAAAGVQSMHENYTYTVEAMRDYLTALRPDGVVAITRWLRVPPRDVLKLFATAIAALEAEGVSEPGRHLALIRSWNTATLIVAKSPLTGEDVAAIRGFSGENFFDISWVPGISASDVNRYNQLDQEYLYEGALALLGPERADFTERYKFDIAPATDNRPYFFDFFRWRALPELLALRTQGGAAMLDWGYLILVATLVQAAILSVVLILLPLWLRRRAIGRAVPRLRFGLYFLALGLAFLFIEIAFIQRFMLFLGHPLYAVAVVLAGFLAFAGLGSAVAGRWMAAVGGGSAVRAITLAVVVIAFLAGTYLIALPSIFERLLALPDAAKIAIALLLIAPLAVFMGMPFPLGLGHVGARSEEFLPWAWGINGCASVLSAILAALLAMHIGFTGVVTIATILYLAAPALLAGWRDRYDKQTSQGSVPDRNRSHVKPTASHGEHGRPEAHTRIGYTEALPTRRC, translated from the coding sequence ATGACAGCGGGGCGACTGCTGCCGGTCGGTCTCATATCGGCGGCAACTCTTGCTCATGAAGTGCTGCTGATGCGGCTCTTTTCGATCATTCAGTGGCATCAATTTGCCTATATGATCATAAGCATCGCGCTGCTCGGCTTCGGCGCGAGCGGTACATTCGTTGCGCTGGCCCGCCGCCCCCTGATGCAAAGGTACCCGGCCGCCTTCGCAGCGTCGGCAGCGCTGTTCGGCGTTACCGCGGTTGCAAGCTTCGCCGGTGCCGAACGCCTGCCGTTCAACGCGCTCGAGATCGTCTGGAATCCGGGGCAGCTCGGTTGGCTCGCGGCCAGCTATGCTCTCCTGATCCTGCCGTTCTTTTTTGGGGCAACCTGTATCGGCCTTGCCTTCAGCCGCCACCCTGATCAGATCGGACGCGTCTATGCCTTCGACCTCATCGGCGCCGGGATCGGTGCGCTGGGCATCGTCGGACTCCTGTTCCTGGTCTTTCCCTCTACCGCACTGCGCTTCGTAGCAGCGCTGGGATTTGCGGCGGCTGCGCTTGCCGCGACCGGCATGGCTCGCCATCGGCGGCTCGTCGCGGGCGGCCTCGGGCTTGCAGCCGCGGTCATTGCGGTGTGGCTGCCGCCGTCCTTTACCGCTACCGGCCCGCACATGTCCGAGTACAAGGGCCTCCGCATGGCTCTCGAAGTCCCGAACGCGCGGGTGGTCGAGGAGCGATCGAACCCGCTCGGACTGCTGACGGTCGTCGAGAGCCCGACCGTCCCTTTCCGCTACGCGCCGGGCCTCAGCCTCGCCAACGTGCAAGAGCCGCCCGCGCAACTCGCCGTCTTCAGCGATGGCGACAGTATTACGGCGATGACCGCCTATGGCGGCGATCCGGCGACGGTCGCTTATCTCGACCGGACGACGGCGGCGCTCCCGTACCGGCTGCTTGCGCGTCCGCGAATGCTGATCCTCGGTGCTGGGGGCGGCGAGCAGGTACTGCTGGCGCTCCGCGCCGGAGCCGATGTCGTGGACGCTGTAGAGGTCAACCCGCAGATGATCGACCTCGCTCGCAATCGCTTCGCGAGTTTCGTCGGCGGCATCTTCAGCCGACCGAACGTCAATCTGCATCTGGCCGAGGCGCGCGCCTTCGCTGCAACGACTGGCGAGCGTTACGACCTGATCCAGATGCCGCTCCTCGACTCCTTCAGCGCGGCCGCGGCCGGCGTGCAGAGCATGCATGAGAACTACACCTATACCGTGGAAGCAATGCGGGATTACCTGACGGCACTGAGACCGGATGGCGTCGTCGCCATCACGCGATGGCTGCGGGTGCCGCCGCGCGACGTCCTCAAGTTGTTCGCCACGGCTATCGCAGCGCTTGAAGCGGAGGGCGTGTCCGAGCCCGGCCGGCACCTGGCGCTGATCCGGAGCTGGAATACCGCAACCCTCATCGTCGCCAAGTCGCCGCTCACTGGCGAGGACGTCGCAGCCATCCGCGGCTTTTCGGGCGAGAATTTCTTTGACATCTCCTGGGTGCCGGGCATCTCGGCGAGCGACGTGAACCGCTACAATCAACTCGACCAGGAATATCTCTACGAGGGAGCCCTCGCCCTCCTCGGCCCCGAGCGAGCCGACTTCACCGAGCGCTACAAGTTCGATATTGCGCCGGCTACTGACAACAGGCCCTATTTCTTCGACTTTTTCCGTTGGCGCGCCCTGCCCGAACTCCTGGCGCTCAGAACCCAAGGTGGGGCGGCGATGCTCGACTGGGGCTACCTGATCCTGGTGGCGACGCTCGTCCAGGCCGCCATCCTCAGTGTCGTCCTGATCCTGCTGCCGCTCTGGCTTCGCCGGCGCGCAATCGGGAGAGCCGTGCCCCGGCTGCGCTTCGGGCTCTATTTCCTGGCCTTGGGCCTGGCCTTCCTCTTCATCGAGATCGCCTTCATCCAGCGCTTCATGCTGTTCCTCGGCCATCCGCTCTACGCTGTCGCTGTCGTGCTTGCGGGTTTCCTTGCCTTCGCGGGTCTCGGTAGCGCGGTCGCGGGACGCTGGATGGCGGCGGTCGGAGGCGGATCGGCGGTGCGCGCCATCACCCTCGCCGTCGTGGTGATCGCATTCCTGGCGGGCACCTACCTCATCGCGCTGCCCTCGATATTCGAACGGCTGCTGGCACTCCCGGATGCCGCGAAGATCGCAATCGCCCTCCTCCTCATAGCGCCGCTCGCCGTCTTCATGGGCATGCCCTTCCCCCTCGGCCTCGGCCACGTCGGCGCACGCTCGGAGGAATTTCTTCCCTGGGCGTGGGGGATCAATGGCTGCGCGTCGGTGCTGAGCGCGATCCTCGCCGCCCTGCTTGCAATGCATATCGGCTTCACCGGGGTGGTGACGATCGCCACGATCCTCTATCTCGCCGCCCCGGCCTTGCTTGCCGGGTGGCGGGACCGATACGACAAGCAGACGTCGCAAGGCTCTGTTCCTGATCGGAACCGTTCGCACGTTAAGCCAACCGCCAGCCACGGCGAGCATGGACGACCCGAAGCCCACACACGCATCGGCTACACGGAGGCGCTGCCGACGCGCCGCTGCTGA
- a CDS encoding protein-L-isoaspartate(D-aspartate) O-methyltransferase: MRPLAHCQALLAAVLASAAAVVSTSAPAQDHAGERAAMIATIKSHARSAPSAVEGQGIDPAVLQTMAKVPRHLFVPEEQRGAAYRDRPLPIGHGQTISQPFIVALMTDLINAGPGDTVLEIGTGSGYQAAVLSPHAAKVYSIEIIPELGQRAAARLAELRYDNVEVKVGDGYYGWPAHAPFDGIVVTAAASHIPPPLVEQLAKGGRMVVPVGAPFATQFLMLVEKRQDGSITTRQLLPVGFVPLRGGRAQ, encoded by the coding sequence ATGCGTCCTCTAGCCCATTGCCAAGCGTTACTGGCCGCGGTTCTGGCGAGCGCTGCCGCCGTGGTTTCGACATCCGCGCCCGCTCAGGATCACGCCGGCGAGCGTGCAGCGATGATCGCAACGATCAAATCGCACGCCCGCTCAGCGCCGTCAGCGGTCGAGGGCCAGGGCATCGATCCGGCAGTGCTGCAGACGATGGCGAAGGTGCCGCGCCACTTGTTTGTGCCCGAGGAGCAGCGCGGTGCGGCCTATCGAGATCGGCCACTGCCGATCGGACACGGTCAGACCATCTCGCAACCCTTCATCGTCGCGCTGATGACCGACCTGATCAACGCCGGGCCTGGCGACACTGTCCTCGAGATCGGCACCGGCTCGGGTTATCAGGCAGCCGTCCTGTCGCCGCACGCAGCGAAGGTCTACTCGATCGAGATCATACCGGAACTGGGCCAAAGGGCGGCCGCCCGCCTCGCGGAGCTCCGCTACGATAATGTCGAAGTGAAGGTAGGCGACGGTTACTATGGTTGGCCTGCGCACGCGCCCTTCGACGGGATCGTGGTGACTGCCGCGGCCAGTCACATCCCGCCGCCGCTGGTCGAGCAGCTCGCCAAAGGCGGCCGGATGGTCGTCCCCGTGGGGGCTCCCTTCGCGACCCAATTTCTCATGCTGGTCGAGAAGCGACAGGATGGAAGCATCACGACCCGGCAGCTGCTGCCGGTGGGCTTTGTGCCGCTGCGGGGAGGCAGGGCCCAATGA
- a CDS encoding adenylate/guanylate cyclase domain-containing protein encodes MERRLTTIMAADLVGYSRLMAADEEGTISRLRDARTYVIDPAIMEGGGRIVKTMGDGLLVDFPSPVLAVRAALLMQRNLISRESPQGEDRRLRFRIGIHLGDVVIDGDDILGDCVNITARLETIAPAGGICISRAIYDHVQGKIEAGMTWLGPQSVKNIPEPIDVWQVELDGAAPSPVRFSGQERASIAVLPFQNFSATPDQDSFVDGLVEDIITELSRFRWLFVIARNSTFAYKGTAKDVRKIARELGVRYVVEGSVRRSGDRLRITVQLIDALSGAHIWAERWDRPIADFFDVQDEITRRIIAGIEPELGAHERGLALAKSTDNLTAWELCHRGFAELLSFEAGSQATAEKFLRQALEHDPNFALPYAYLARHRYALVLWGRAADVPVAVREGLSFATKALEIDRRSDIAYAMMSLLLTVGGRAAEAMPVAEQGLALNPNYAFLHFAHGMAAVRLRDADTTIRAAQDAIDLSPHDPSMFAFKTLLGIGLMLRGEPDDLSTARMHLREGASFERTTYYPFIGAALLALRAGNTDEVRIWISDALKKFPNLNAEYVREAAHPFYESSPYCDYLDRLIEHGLPPGRSV; translated from the coding sequence GTGGAACGTCGTCTTACCACAATAATGGCTGCCGATTTGGTCGGCTATTCTCGTCTCATGGCGGCGGACGAGGAAGGTACCATTTCGCGGCTGCGCGACGCGCGAACCTATGTGATTGACCCGGCGATTATGGAAGGCGGTGGCCGCATCGTCAAAACCATGGGCGACGGGCTCCTAGTCGATTTCCCATCGCCAGTGTTGGCGGTAAGAGCGGCTCTTCTGATGCAGCGCAACTTGATCTCGCGCGAGTCTCCTCAAGGGGAAGACCGACGTCTGCGTTTCCGGATCGGTATTCATCTGGGAGACGTGGTGATCGATGGGGACGACATCCTCGGCGACTGCGTCAACATCACTGCGCGTCTGGAAACCATTGCACCCGCCGGAGGCATCTGCATATCTCGTGCAATCTACGATCATGTGCAAGGCAAGATAGAGGCTGGGATGACGTGGCTCGGGCCACAGTCCGTTAAGAACATCCCCGAACCAATTGACGTGTGGCAGGTCGAGTTGGACGGCGCAGCGCCCAGCCCGGTTCGGTTCTCTGGACAGGAACGTGCTTCGATCGCGGTTCTCCCATTTCAGAATTTTTCTGCCACGCCCGATCAGGACTCCTTTGTCGACGGACTGGTCGAAGACATCATCACGGAACTAAGTCGCTTTCGATGGTTGTTCGTGATCGCTCGCAACTCGACTTTCGCCTACAAGGGAACAGCCAAGGACGTACGCAAGATCGCCCGGGAACTTGGTGTGCGCTATGTCGTGGAAGGATCGGTTCGGCGGTCCGGTGATCGGTTGAGGATCACTGTACAGCTAATCGACGCGCTGTCCGGAGCACACATCTGGGCCGAGCGGTGGGATCGTCCGATCGCGGATTTTTTTGATGTGCAGGACGAGATAACGCGCCGGATTATCGCGGGCATCGAACCAGAACTGGGAGCGCACGAACGGGGCCTCGCCCTCGCCAAATCGACGGACAATCTTACTGCTTGGGAACTCTGTCACCGCGGCTTTGCTGAATTACTCTCCTTCGAAGCAGGTTCTCAAGCCACTGCCGAGAAGTTCCTTCGACAAGCGCTCGAACACGATCCGAATTTCGCACTTCCCTACGCCTATTTAGCTCGTCACCGATACGCACTCGTCCTTTGGGGGCGTGCCGCAGACGTGCCTGTCGCTGTCAGGGAAGGACTATCGTTCGCCACGAAGGCCTTAGAAATCGACAGGCGGAGCGATATCGCGTACGCGATGATGTCGCTCCTTCTTACGGTGGGCGGGCGAGCGGCTGAGGCCATGCCTGTCGCTGAACAGGGCCTTGCATTAAATCCCAACTACGCGTTTCTTCACTTCGCACATGGAATGGCAGCCGTGCGGCTCAGGGACGCCGATACGACGATTAGAGCCGCACAAGATGCCATCGATCTCAGTCCTCACGATCCGTCTATGTTTGCGTTCAAGACACTACTCGGTATCGGCTTGATGCTGAGAGGCGAGCCCGATGACCTCTCAACGGCCCGGATGCATCTACGGGAAGGCGCGTCCTTCGAACGCACAACCTATTATCCATTCATTGGGGCAGCGTTGCTCGCCCTCAGGGCGGGCAATACCGATGAAGTGAGGATCTGGATCTCTGATGCTTTGAAGAAGTTTCCAAACCTGAACGCGGAATACGTCCGAGAGGCGGCCCACCCATTCTATGAAAGCAGTCCTTACTGCGACTACCTCGACAGGTTGATTGAGCATGGGCTCCCCCCGGGGAGAAGCGTCTGA